Below is a genomic region from Desulfomonilia bacterium.
CCGTTTCCGTGAAGCAGCATCTGATAGCTGTGCGGGAGACGGCTTAATGAATCGAGTTCATCCGCAACAATGAGATATCTCTTCCAGGGAAAGAGAAGCGCCCTTGTATGCATCGCATCATCGTGTTCTGTCCAAGCAAGGGCATAATCAAGGAAACTCGTGGTTATGAACGATGTAAAGAAAGCATCCTTTCCAAAAGCTAAAAGACCAAGGGGATCCGGTTCAGGACCTTTGCCGTCCACGAGCACAATGTTGTGGTTTTTGCCTCTATTTACAAGGCCATGCTCCTCCCATTTGATATAGCCGCTGTCAAGTGCAAGCAGCTGGTTATGATCGTAATATATGAAGCTGAGCCCGTCCGGATGTTCATGCCCGGCGCCTGCAATCCTAGCCTGTCCGTGTTCTGCCAGAAACAGCACATAGCTGTCATCCTCTCCCCAGCCGCTCCTGAAGATGGCATTGCCGCCATCATAAAGCATAAGGCTCGGGTTATAAGAAGGAGGAACAGCTCTGATGCTGTCATCATAGGAGCTTATGATGTCCGCCGTCATGTCGGTGCAGTGTTCGGAAAAGAGCGGTTCGGCGGGCGCGTTCAGCCAGTCCCAGGAATATGTGCCGTCTTTGTACATGGAGGTAACCATAGCCCCGAAATAACCCGTGTGGTTGGCATCGTCTATTCCAGGCGAAGAGCCGTCCGGCTGTCTCAGCTTTATCATCCAGTCCGAGGCAGCCCTTAGTCTTGGCGATTTGAAGTAATCGTCAACGAAGACCTTCTCGCCGCATTCTTCAAGCTTTATCAGGTGGCAGTCGCGCTTCATAAACTTTTCACCTCTGCCATGGGTAAAGTTATGATATGCCCACACAAAGGGCAGAACCTGTACGGCCCCGTATACCCAGTAATATGGTCCTTCAGCACATGCGCCATCGCTTGTGACCATGGAATCGAGATCGGTTTCGAGTTCGGTCATTGCATAATCGATCCATCTCTTTGCCATGGGGTTCCTGTTGAGAACAATAGCCGCCATGCCTATTGCGGCCACTGCCTTTGTGTGGTGATTGTTGCGTACAAGTTCATAATACATGCAGGTGAGGTTGGCCCACTTCACGAAGAAATCATCGACAAGTCTTTCGAGTCTGTATTCAATCCTGTACCTGTCTAGGCGGTTGATGCCGGCGCCCATGAGCATATCAAACGCCTGGCAGTAACCCATGATCGCTTCGGAAATATGGATGCCCTTGTCAAACAGGTCAGGGGTTAACAGGCCTGTGTCGTAATTGAGCCTCTCAAGTATGGCGACAGATTTGTCACGGTATCTTATGTCCCCTGTTACTGCATAGACAAAAGCGGCGTCCTTTGCGATGTTCGAATTAGTGTATTCGACTGAAGGATTATAGCTTCCGCTCGAGGGAGCAGGGGTTGAATTCGCTCTGCCTACAACATGGTAAAAAAGCGTTTTGTAAGGCTCCCGATTAATCCTTTCCCTTATAACCGGAAGGTCGGACGCCTTGTACATGGTCCTTGGATAATCCCTTCTTTCAGGGTGCCATTGTCCTTTCGCATCAGGCAGGCATGATGCCGTCGTGAGGGAGAAAATACAGATTATTATCAGAATTAATTTTCTCATGAAAACCTCCCCCTTAATACAGAAAACATTAAACAGACATGAAAATTATCCCGGATGCTTATTCGTACTGTATTCAAGATGAAACACTACCAGAGCCCCGCAATGGATGAAAGGGCTCTGGTAGTGCAATTGTTCAGTTAATAGATATAGTTTGGGCCTACATTGGTGCCGACATGGACAGCGGCCGGAACGCCTCCCCAAGAATTGCCCGTAATATCATTGTAGGCCGTGTTTTCATTGCCGGACAGGGTGACTTCCTTTGTTTCGTTATTCCACACCTTGTTGAATTTGCATACACTGGCGGGCTTCTGCGTATTGATGTTAAGTAGGATGTTGTTATCATATTCCGCGTTGTCGCTGTTAACAGTATTACCTTCAATTCTGCAGTTGTTGGAATCCATCAGGTAGATGCCGCGGTAGCGGTTATTCAGAACCGTGTTGTTTATTGCTGATACATTGAAGCACCCTTCGAGCCACATACCCATATTGTTGTTTTCGAAGTGGCAGTCCTTGATGGTGACATGGGATACGTTCTCAAGCAAGATGCCCAGACAGTTGGCGCTCGATAGATTGTCCTTCTGGCCTAAGGCCTCTATCCCGTTCTTGACCGTGATGTTCCGGATTTCGAGATAGGCTGTTGTGTTCCTGAGATGGATGCCCGCATTGACATTCTTGCCAGCCATGTCGAAT
It encodes:
- a CDS encoding heparinase II/III family protein, with the protein product MRKLILIIICIFSLTTASCLPDAKGQWHPERRDYPRTMYKASDLPVIRERINREPYKTLFYHVVGRANSTPAPSSGSYNPSVEYTNSNIAKDAAFVYAVTGDIRYRDKSVAILERLNYDTGLLTPDLFDKGIHISEAIMGYCQAFDMLMGAGINRLDRYRIEYRLERLVDDFFVKWANLTCMYYELVRNNHHTKAVAAIGMAAIVLNRNPMAKRWIDYAMTELETDLDSMVTSDGACAEGPYYWVYGAVQVLPFVWAYHNFTHGRGEKFMKRDCHLIKLEECGEKVFVDDYFKSPRLRAASDWMIKLRQPDGSSPGIDDANHTGYFGAMVTSMYKDGTYSWDWLNAPAEPLFSEHCTDMTADIISSYDDSIRAVPPSYNPSLMLYDGGNAIFRSGWGEDDSYVLFLAEHGQARIAGAGHEHPDGLSFIYYDHNQLLALDSGYIKWEEHGLVNRGKNHNIVLVDGKGPEPDPLGLLAFGKDAFFTSFITTSFLDYALAWTEHDDAMHTRALLFPWKRYLIVADELDSLSRLPHSYQMLLHGNGGGSTGGTYEQQPDGGIWTNKNAKIKAVVTSPEGMPAFRTYDDWHGLEYGQKLTHTVLESTVKGRDIRFLSVLFPAKADLQFPEIIALPGIKDGSAILVDEPDSISVTRLQAAGKRGAFWTMQSPDGYPSVPEFCSDADMAFLETDSISGQLKTIFLEDFSMLISDQKPFIISSSRGSITVNYSPDAVLGKILCKGKCTVCFYTGNTPADVFGESVTDYAQIPGTGITSVTFSGDGWFSIEM
- a CDS encoding right-handed parallel beta-helix repeat-containing protein, which encodes MKRFTFLVPAMILFIAVISLSGCTLPIVAINNAMLALAADSGSGTESNPYIIENKTFDMAGKNVNAGIHLRNTTAYLEIRNITVKNGIEALGQKDNLSSANCLGILLENVSHVTIKDCHFENNNMGMWLEGCFNVSAINNTVLNNRYRGIYLMDSNNCRIEGNTVNSDNAEYDNNILLNINTQKPASVCKFNKVWNNETKEVTLSGNENTAYNDITGNSWGGVPAAVHVGTNVGPNYIY